The following nucleotide sequence is from Streptomyces brevispora.
GCGTCATCTCGGCCAGGAACTGCCAGACGGGTCTGCCCGCATGCTTCGCCGCCAGGTCCCAGGCGGCGTTGACGACCGCCCCGGCCGCCATGTGCATCACGCCCTTCTCGGGCCCCAGCCAGCGCAGTTGTGAATCGTGGGTGAGGTCCCGGTACAGCGCACCGAGGTCGGCCGCGGTGCGGGGCACGGGACGCCCGACCACATAGGGCCGCAGCGCCTGGATGGCGGCCGCCATCACCTCGTTGCCGCGCCCGATGGTGAAACAGAAGCCATGTCCCTCGATACCGCCGGCGTCATGGTCCGCGGCGTCGGTACGCAGTACGACGTAGGCAGCCGAGTAGTCGGGATCGGGGTTCATGGCGTCCGAGCCGTCCAGTTGTTCCGAGGTCGGAAAACGGATGTCGTGAACCTCGAAATCCGTGACGGTCTGACTCATGCGCGCCCCCAGGGGAAATAACATCGGACCTCTGCTCTGGTCATCCGATGTATAGCGCCCTGAAGGCCCCAACGTCCAGGGTTGAGGCGAAATTGACCGCTCACAGCTCGGATGTATGGCCCACCTGATGCCCTGATTCGGTCGCCGATACACCTTCGTGGCCCAGGTTCGCGCCGCCTTGCGCAGGGGCTGCGGCGAGGGTGGCCTGAAGCCGTAAGGTTGTTCCGTACGCAAGGGAACTTCGGAAGGAGGCCTGGGTGATCGAGCTCGAGGGGGTTCCCGAGCTGATCGACCCGGTCATGGTGGCCGCGTTCGAGGGGTGGAACGACGCAGGTGACGCCGCTTCCACAGCGGTCGCGCACCTGGACCGGGAGTGGAAGGGCGAGGTGTTCGCGGCGCTGGACGCCGAGGACTACTACGACTTCCAGGTCAACCGCCCGACGGTGTGGCTGGACGGCGGGGTGCGCAAGATCACCTGGCCGACGACCCGGCTCTCCGTGGTCCGCATCGGCGGGGACAAACCCCGCGACCTCGTCCTGGTCCGGGGCATCGAACCGTCGATGCGCTGGCGCTCGTTCTGCAACGAGATCCTGGGCTTCGCCCATGAACTGGGCGTCGAGATGGTCGTGGTGCTCGGTGCGCTGCTCGGCGACACCCCGCACACCCGTCCGGTACCGGTCAGCGGCGTCACGTCCGATCCGGACCTGGCGCGGACCATGGACCTGGAGGAGACCAGGTACGAGGGGCCGACCGGCATCGTCGGCATCCTCCAGGAGGCGTGCACCCACGCGGGCGTGCCCGCCGTGAGCCTGTGGGCGGCGGTACCGCACTACGTGTCGCAGCCGCCCAACCCCAAGGCCACCCTGGCACTGCTGAACCGGCTGGAGGATCTCATCGGGCTGCGCATCCCCCTGGGTGAACTGGCCGAGGACGCGCGCGCCTGGCAGCTCGGGGTCGACCAACTGGCCGCCGAGGACAGCGAGGTGGCCGAGTACGTGCAGACGCTGGAGGAGGCCCGGGACACCGCGGAGCTTCCCGAGGCGAGCGGCGAGGCCATCGCCCGGGAGTTCGAGCGCTATCTGCGGCGCCGGGACCCCGGTCCGGGCGCCGCACCGGGCGGACACGCGACGGAGAGCGGCGACGGCTCGTATCTGCGGGACACCTCCGGCGGCCGGGCCAGGCCGCCGAAGCCGAACCGGCCGGAGACCGGACCCGGGCCGGTGAGCGGGTCCGGAGGCGGGTCCGCGGCCGGTCCCGCGACGGGCCCGGCACCGGCCGAGGGCGGGGAGGACCGCGATACCGGCGGCCCGCACCGTCCGCCGGGCGAAGCCCCGAAGGACGCCCCGAAGGACTCCTCGGAGGGTGCCCCTGCGGATCCGCCGGAGGAGCCGGACGGGAATTCGTCGGAGGACTGATCGGGACAGCCGGGAGCCGGACGGGTGGACACCCGTCCGGCTCCCTGGTTTCGCTGCGGACATTCAGGAGCAGGTGAAGCGCGCGGCTCCCCAGTCGCCGTGGTCGCCGGTCTTGGAACCGTTGGTGTCCGTGACCTTCAGACGCACATGGCGTGCGCCGTCGAGCGGCACATCGACGGGTACGGTCGCCGACGCCCCGGTCACCTTCGGCGAGGTCCAGAGCACCTTGCCGTCGGCCTCGACGGAGAACGCCACCTCGCCGTAGCCGTCGATCTCGTCGTCGATCCCGGCGTCCGCGGTGAACTTCGAGCACTGTCCGCCGAGATAGATCTCGATGTCGGAGTCGGCATGGGTGCCGATCCCCTTCTCGTACACCTTCCCGGCCAGCGTGAGCGGGCCGCCGTCGGCCGCACCCGACTCGCCGTTGCTGCGGTCGCGCTCGGCCGGACCGTAGCCGTTGACCGAGCTCAGCCACTCCAGATCGCTCGCCCACACCTCACCGGTGGGAGGCGGCGGCATCACCGCCGCGGCGATCCGCTGGACCGCCGTACGGGATTCGCCCGCCGAGCGGTAGCGGACGAGCGCGGTGATCCGCGCCTCTCCCGCCGCGGCGTCCTTCGCCGGGGTGACCGACACCTCGACCCGCCGGGTGGTGCCCGCCGGGATCCGCTGCACGGGCTCGGCCGGGGTGACCCGCCAGCCCTTGGGGACGTCCAGGGAGACCGCGGCGTCCGTCACATCGGCCCTGCCCGCGGTGACGTCCACGGCGACGGTGGCCGGGACTCCCGCGCCGGCCTCCTGGCCCTGCGGTGCAGAGACCGTGGCCGTCGCGGCCGCGTTCCGTCCGCCGACCGCACTGGTGTTCTCCAGCTTCACGGAGAACTTCCTGCCCGTGGACAGCGGGGCGGTCTTGATCTTCACCACGCCGCCGCGGTCGTCGCGGTCGTACCACCAGCCCTGCTTCGCCGAGGCGTACGCGGCGGCCGAGCCGAGCCGGGGCAGCTTGCCGGTGAGCTTCACCGCGCTCGGCTCCGAGCCGGTGTGCACGCTGAACTCGTACGGGCGGCTGCTCTGCTTCCCGGTGAACTTCCCCTTGCTCTCACCGATGTTCACGGTGATGTCTCCCGCGCCCCTGGCCGGTGCGCGGACATCGGCCGTCTGCGTCGCGTACGCGCCGTCGCGGTGCTGCCGGGTCACGCCGTCGTCCTCGTACAGGGTGAACGACGACTTGCCCTGCGGGTAGATGTCCCAGGCCAGCGGGGAGCCGGCGGTGCGGTCCTTGTACGAGCGGATGCCCGGCCACATCGGCACACTGGCGCCTCCCCTGACGAACAGCGGCAGGGTGTCGAGCGGGGCGCTGTAGTCGTCGACGGTGGTCGGGCCCTGGTAGGTCCGCCCGGTCCAGTAGTCGGTCCAGGTGCCCTTCGGCAGGTAGATGCCGTCCCGCTCGGTGCTGTCCTGGTAGACCGGGGCGACGAGGAAGTCCTCGCCGGACATGAACTCGTACTTGGCCGCGTCCGTCGCCGCCTTCGGGTCGTCCGGGTACTCCAGCACCAGCGGGCGCACCATGCCGACACCGGTCTTCGTCGCCTCGTGGGCGTAGGAGTACTGGTAGGGCAGCAGCGACTCCTTGAGCTTGAGGTACTCGCGGTTGACGGAGGTGTACGGCTCCCCGTACCGGAAGGGCTGCTTGTCGCTGGCCGCCCAGCCGTCCATGGTCATCGTGGTCCCCAGGAACATCTTCCACTGGAGGTCACGGGTGTACGTTTTGGCGCTGCCGCCGAAGATGCCGTCGACGTCGCCCGTGGTGTAGGCGAGGCCGGACATCGTGGCGCCGGCGTAGGTCGGGATCTGCCAGCGGATGTAGTCCCAGGTGCCGTACTGGTCGCCGGACCACTGGACACCGCAGCGCTGCGCGCCGGACCAGCTCTCGGGGGCGTAGGTGAAGCCGCGGGCGTCGCTGTTGTCCTCGATGCCCTTGTACGCGTCCTTGCAGCCGTCCAGGGCGAACTTGTAGCCGTCCCCGATCCAGGCCACGTCGAGCTTGGCGACGCGCTGGCCGGCCTTGACCTGCTCGGCGATCTTGTCGATGCCGTCCTGGGTCCACAGGCCGAGCTGCATGTCGCGGTCCTGGAGGCCCTTGGCGGTCTCCGCGAGGTCCTCGTGGCCGCAGCCGTAGCCGTCGTTGACGAGCATCCAGCCGTTCGGCATGTCGTTCTCGACGTAGCCGTCGGCGATCTTGAGCGCGTCCAGGGTGTGGCGCTCGCCCCGGTTGGCGTTGTGGAGGTAGCAGTCGGCGTCGCCGATCTCCATGCCGTACACCGGCGGCAGGAACGGCTTGCCGGTGAGCTTCGTGTACTGGCCTATGACCTCCTTGGCGTCACCCGCGAAGTAGTAGGCGTCGAAGCGCTGTTCCTCGGCGCTGGTGGTCACCGGGTCGGTGAAGCGGTAGGTGCCCGGCGCGAAGGTGTTGCGGAACACGCCGTAGCCGGCCGACGAGAGGTAGAACGGAACCGAGTTGGGGTGCCCGCCGTCGTCCCAGTCGTAGTCGACGCCGACCTCGACGGTCTTGCCCCGGTGCGAGGTGTTGCCGCGGCCGTTCTGCATACCGGCGCCGTAGAACTGCTCGTCGCCGCCGCGCGCGAGGGTCTGGGTGGTCTTCTCGCCGTCCCAGCTCAGCCCCTTCGCCTCGGACCAGACCTGGCTCCCGTCGGCCCGGTGCAGGGCGAATCGCAGGGGCGACTTGTAGACACGCAGGGTGACGTCGCCGGTGGAGAGGTCGTAGCGGTCGCTCCGCTCCTTCCAGTGGGTGCGGGGCGGCGACCCCTGGGGCAGCACGATGGCGTCGCCGGCCGGGTCGGAGAACGTGCCGTCGGGGGCGAGTTCGATCCGGAAGGTCTCGGCGGACACGAAGCTGACGCGGGCCTCCGCCGTCCCCGCACGCAGGTGGTAGACGGATCCGTCGGCCGAGAAGCCGGTGAGGTCGCCGACCGTCGACTCAGCGGGTGGGGCCGGATCCGCCTGGGCACTGCCCGGTCCCGAGAGGACGGCGAACAGTCCCAGCAGCGCTGCAACTACTGCCGTTCTGATGCGTGTTGACGATTGCATAGAGCGCTTTTAGCGCAGCATCAAGCATTTGACCATGGACAAAACGGAATCGGCCCCGAACTTCGTCAAGAAGTTCGGGGCCGATGAACGGGCTTGATACAGCGGGCAGTTACAGCGCGACACCGAGCAGCGCGTCGACGGTGCGCGAGACGAGTCCCGGCGCCCCCTCGTCCGTGCCGCCGCCGGCGGTCTGCCGCTCGGCCCAGCGGTCCACGGCGGCCAGGGCTGCCGGGGCGTCCAGATCGTCGGCGAGGGCCTCGCGGACCTCGTCGACGAGGGCGTCGGCGGACAGCCCGTCGGGCCGCGAGACGGCGGCGCGCCAGCGGGCGAGCCGGTCCACCGCGTCGGCGAGCACCTGGTCGGTCCACTCCCAGTCGGAGCGGTAGTGGTGCGAGAGCAGTGCGAGACGGATCGCCGCCGGGTCCACGCCGTCGCGGCGGAGCACCGAGACGAAGACCAGGTTCCCCTTGGACTTGGACATCTTCTCGCCGTCCAGGCCGACCATGCCGGCGTGCACGTACGCCTGGGCGAACGGGTGCTCGCCGGTCAGCACCTGGGCGTGCGAAGCGCCCATCTCGTGGTGCGGGAAGGCGAGGTCGGAGCCGCCCCCCTGAACGTCGAAGCCCATGCCGAGATGGTCCAGGGCGATGGCGACGCACTCGATGTGCCAGCCGGGCCGGCCGGCGCCGAGCGAGGCGCCGTCCCAGCTCGGCTCGCCCTCACGGGCGGCCATCCAGAGCATCGGGTCGAGGGGGTTCTTCTTCCCGGGGCGCTCCGGGTCGCCGCCGCGTTCGGCGGAGAGCAGTCGCATCGCCTCGGCGTCGAGGTTGGAGACCTGGCCGAAGCGCGGGTCGGTGTCGACGGAGAAGTACACATCGCCGTCGAGTTCGTAGGCGGCGCCCGCGTCGCGGAGTCGTTCGACGAGCGGCACGATGCCGGGTATCGCCTCGACGGCTCCGATGTAGTGCTGCGGCGGGAGCATGCGCAGTGCGGTCATGTCCTCGCGGAACAGGGCCGTCTCACGCTCGGCGAGCTCGGTCCAGTCCTGACCGTCGCGCACGGCCCGCTCCAGCAGCGGATCGTCCACGTCGGTCACGTTCTGGACATAGTGAACCTGCCGCTTGGTGTCGAGCCACACGCGCTGAACGAGGTCGAACGCGTTGTAAGTCGCCGCATGACCCATATGGGTCGCGTCGTACGGCGTGATGCCGCAGACATAGATGCGGGCGACGGGACCGGGGTCAAGGGTGATCCGTCCGCCGGTCGCGGTGTCGTGGATCCGAAGGTCGCGGCCCTTGCCAGGCAGGGCGGGGACCTCAGAAGCGGGCCAGGCATGCATGCGACGAGCGTAACCGGACGCGGCTTCCGGATACGAACCGGAGGGGGAACCTGTCCGAAGAGGCACCCTTGCGCACGGCCCCGAACGGTGCCCCGTTCCCCCGGGGCTCCGCTCCCCAGCCCCCCGGACCGGTCCGGGGAGGCGGTCGCACCAGGGGCCCGTCCGCCGGACCCCTGCCTACACCGGCGGCCACGGAATGGCAGGCCACCCGCCGCTCGGCTCCCGGTGGAGCCCCGTGGACCGCAGCCCCGCCACCCGGGCCCGCAGCGCCTCGATCTCGGCCGCGGTGATCAGTTCGCCCAGCCGGGTGACCAGTGCGGCCCCCGGTTCGAGCTCGTCGGCCAGCCGGTCCAGCACCTCCACCGCCTCCACGGGCAACGGCTCGCCCGCCCAGCCCCACAGCAGGGTCCGCAGCTTGTCCTCGGCGTTGAAGGTGACGCCGTGATCGATGCCGTACAGCCGGCCGTCGGGGGCGGGCAGCAGGTGTCCACCCTTCCGGTCGCCGTTGTTGATCACCGCGTCGAGGACCGCGAGCCGCCGCAGCCGCGGATCGTCCGCGTGGACCAGCAGCGCCGTCCTGCCCTCCCCGACCTCGGCGAGGGCCACGGCCTTCCAGCCCTCGTCCGGCTCCTCGTCCTCGACGAGCGCGAGCAGTCGGGGGCCGTCCTCCTCCTGTGGCGCCGCCTCGATCCACAGCTGGCACATGCCCTGGCCGTAGGGCCCGTCCCGCAGCACGGTCGGTGGCACCAGGCCCCATCCCGTCGCCTCGGAGACCTCGTACGCGGCCACCTCGCGCTGGGCGAGCGTGCCGTCGGGGAAGTCCCACAGGGGCTGTTCGCCGGCCACCGGCTTGTAGACGCAGTGCGTCTGCTCGCCCTCGTACGCGACCGAGCAGTACAGCACCGCGTTGGAGGCCCCTCGGACCCGTCCGAGGACGGTGAGCTCGCCCTTGCCGAGCAGGGTCATCCGCTCGGCGTCGGTCAGGCCCCGCGGCGGTATCCGTTCTGGCGGGGGCATACGTGTCCTTCCGGATCGAGCGGGAGGCTGCACAGCGGGCACGGCGGGCGGCCGGCGTTCACGACGTCCAGGGCGCGTTTGGCGAACGCGCGGGCCTGCGCTCCGCTGAGCCGGACCCGGAGCATCGGCGGGCCGTTCTCCTCGTCCTGGAGCAGTCGCTCCTCGGCCTCCGCGAGATCCTCGACGGATTCCGCTTCCAGCTCGACCAGGGCCTGCGCCTCGACGATCATGCGTTGTTCCTCGCCGTCCCAGGCGAGTGCCATCGTGCCGACCCGGAACTCCTCCTCGACGGGGACGTCGAGCGGAGCGGTGTCGGTGACGTCCATCGGGGCCACTGCGGGCACCGGGGAGTTCCCCCCGGTGCGCCGGACCACTTCGTCGAGCAGTTCGTCCACGCGCTCGGCGAGCGCGGCGACTTGGGTCTTCTCCAGGGCAACGCTGGTGACACGTCCGCCTGAGGATGCCTGCAGGAAGAACGTACGACGTCCAGGCAGCCCGACCGTACCGGCCACGAAACGGTCCGGGGGGTCGTAGAGGAACACCTGACGGGACACGTCCTGTCTCCCTTGTGATTTGACGCGGATGAGGGTTCGGCCGGGGCCCGGGAGAGTCCTCCCGGAAAAGGCGCCTACGGCGCGTCCACCCTACTGCGCGGAGCGATCACGGCGCCCCAGCGCCGCCCCCGACCGCGGCGTCCGCGGCTCCGCCGGCCGCCTTGCCCTCGTCAGGAGCCGGTACGCGCGGCACCAACGGGGCGAGGTCGCCCGTGTCACCGAGCCTCAGCAGGAACGGCCTCAGCCGGGTGTAGCGGATCGCGGTGACCGAGCACGGGTCGGCGTGGACCCGCTGGAAGAGGTCCAGATGCATGCCGAGCGCGTCGGCGACAAGGGACTTGATGATGTCGCCGTGCGAGCACATCAGGTAGACGGCGCTCTCGCCGTGCTCCGCCTCGATCCGCGCGTTCCACTCCCGTACCGCGTCGACGGCGCGTGCCTGCATCGCCCTCATGGACTCGCCGCCGGGGAACGCCGCCGCCGACGGGTGCTGCTGCACGACCGCCATCAGCGGATCGTCGGCGAGCTCGGCGAGCTTGCGGCCCGCCCAGTCCCCGTAGTCGCACTCGCTGATCCGCTCCTCGGTGTGCAGCGGCAGGTCCGGCCGGGCGTCGAGCAGCGGCCGCAGGGTCTCCCGGCAGCGCTGCAAGGGGCTGGTGACGGCCGCGGCGAGGGGCAGTGCGGCCAGCCGTCCGGGGAGTGCTGCGGCCTGCTCGGCGCCGCGCTCGTCGAGCGCTACGCCGGGGGTCCGGCCCGCGAGCACCCCGGCCGTGTTGG
It contains:
- a CDS encoding PAC2 family protein; the protein is MIELEGVPELIDPVMVAAFEGWNDAGDAASTAVAHLDREWKGEVFAALDAEDYYDFQVNRPTVWLDGGVRKITWPTTRLSVVRIGGDKPRDLVLVRGIEPSMRWRSFCNEILGFAHELGVEMVVVLGALLGDTPHTRPVPVSGVTSDPDLARTMDLEETRYEGPTGIVGILQEACTHAGVPAVSLWAAVPHYVSQPPNPKATLALLNRLEDLIGLRIPLGELAEDARAWQLGVDQLAAEDSEVAEYVQTLEEARDTAELPEASGEAIAREFERYLRRRDPGPGAAPGGHATESGDGSYLRDTSGGRARPPKPNRPETGPGPVSGSGGGSAAGPATGPAPAEGGEDRDTGGPHRPPGEAPKDAPKDSSEGAPADPPEEPDGNSSED
- a CDS encoding NPCBM/NEW2 domain-containing protein, translated to MQSSTRIRTAVVAALLGLFAVLSGPGSAQADPAPPAESTVGDLTGFSADGSVYHLRAGTAEARVSFVSAETFRIELAPDGTFSDPAGDAIVLPQGSPPRTHWKERSDRYDLSTGDVTLRVYKSPLRFALHRADGSQVWSEAKGLSWDGEKTTQTLARGGDEQFYGAGMQNGRGNTSHRGKTVEVGVDYDWDDGGHPNSVPFYLSSAGYGVFRNTFAPGTYRFTDPVTTSAEEQRFDAYYFAGDAKEVIGQYTKLTGKPFLPPVYGMEIGDADCYLHNANRGERHTLDALKIADGYVENDMPNGWMLVNDGYGCGHEDLAETAKGLQDRDMQLGLWTQDGIDKIAEQVKAGQRVAKLDVAWIGDGYKFALDGCKDAYKGIEDNSDARGFTYAPESWSGAQRCGVQWSGDQYGTWDYIRWQIPTYAGATMSGLAYTTGDVDGIFGGSAKTYTRDLQWKMFLGTTMTMDGWAASDKQPFRYGEPYTSVNREYLKLKESLLPYQYSYAHEATKTGVGMVRPLVLEYPDDPKAATDAAKYEFMSGEDFLVAPVYQDSTERDGIYLPKGTWTDYWTGRTYQGPTTVDDYSAPLDTLPLFVRGGASVPMWPGIRSYKDRTAGSPLAWDIYPQGKSSFTLYEDDGVTRQHRDGAYATQTADVRAPARGAGDITVNIGESKGKFTGKQSSRPYEFSVHTGSEPSAVKLTGKLPRLGSAAAYASAKQGWWYDRDDRGGVVKIKTAPLSTGRKFSVKLENTSAVGGRNAAATATVSAPQGQEAGAGVPATVAVDVTAGRADVTDAAVSLDVPKGWRVTPAEPVQRIPAGTTRRVEVSVTPAKDAAAGEARITALVRYRSAGESRTAVQRIAAAVMPPPPTGEVWASDLEWLSSVNGYGPAERDRSNGESGAADGGPLTLAGKVYEKGIGTHADSDIEIYLGGQCSKFTADAGIDDEIDGYGEVAFSVEADGKVLWTSPKVTGASATVPVDVPLDGARHVRLKVTDTNGSKTGDHGDWGAARFTCS
- the mshC gene encoding cysteine--1-D-myo-inosityl 2-amino-2-deoxy-alpha-D-glucopyranoside ligase — protein: MHAWPASEVPALPGKGRDLRIHDTATGGRITLDPGPVARIYVCGITPYDATHMGHAATYNAFDLVQRVWLDTKRQVHYVQNVTDVDDPLLERAVRDGQDWTELAERETALFREDMTALRMLPPQHYIGAVEAIPGIVPLVERLRDAGAAYELDGDVYFSVDTDPRFGQVSNLDAEAMRLLSAERGGDPERPGKKNPLDPMLWMAAREGEPSWDGASLGAGRPGWHIECVAIALDHLGMGFDVQGGGSDLAFPHHEMGASHAQVLTGEHPFAQAYVHAGMVGLDGEKMSKSKGNLVFVSVLRRDGVDPAAIRLALLSHHYRSDWEWTDQVLADAVDRLARWRAAVSRPDGLSADALVDEVREALADDLDAPAALAAVDRWAERQTAGGGTDEGAPGLVSRTVDALLGVAL
- a CDS encoding SCO1664 family protein, whose translation is MPPPERIPPRGLTDAERMTLLGKGELTVLGRVRGASNAVLYCSVAYEGEQTHCVYKPVAGEQPLWDFPDGTLAQREVAAYEVSEATGWGLVPPTVLRDGPYGQGMCQLWIEAAPQEEDGPRLLALVEDEEPDEGWKAVALAEVGEGRTALLVHADDPRLRRLAVLDAVINNGDRKGGHLLPAPDGRLYGIDHGVTFNAEDKLRTLLWGWAGEPLPVEAVEVLDRLADELEPGAALVTRLGELITAAEIEALRARVAGLRSTGLHREPSGGWPAIPWPPV
- a CDS encoding DUF3090 domain-containing protein, with amino-acid sequence MSRQVFLYDPPDRFVAGTVGLPGRRTFFLQASSGGRVTSVALEKTQVAALAERVDELLDEVVRRTGGNSPVPAVAPMDVTDTAPLDVPVEEEFRVGTMALAWDGEEQRMIVEAQALVELEAESVEDLAEAEERLLQDEENGPPMLRVRLSGAQARAFAKRALDVVNAGRPPCPLCSLPLDPEGHVCPRQNGYRRGA
- a CDS encoding histidine phosphatase family protein, producing MPTLILVRHGRSTANTAGVLAGRTPGVALDERGAEQAAALPGRLAALPLAAAVTSPLQRCRETLRPLLDARPDLPLHTEERISECDYGDWAGRKLAELADDPLMAVVQQHPSAAAFPGGESMRAMQARAVDAVREWNARIEAEHGESAVYLMCSHGDIIKSLVADALGMHLDLFQRVHADPCSVTAIRYTRLRPFLLRLGDTGDLAPLVPRVPAPDEGKAAGGAADAAVGGGAGAP